The sequence below is a genomic window from Brettanomyces bruxellensis chromosome 9, complete sequence.
GTTCCATTCGTAGATATCTCGAAGAAGTTGGATCCTGTTATAGAAAAACAAGCTCAGCTATTTAAGAAAGCTATTGATGAGGAGAAAACGTTTTTATGGGCAGCATCTCTTTCGAAAAAAGTCTCCAGCACAGATCCAGTATTTGCTGAAATCTTGAAACCAATTAATGATATAATCAGCCAGGTTGTCCAGGTAAAGGACTCGACAAGAGACCCAAAGATTAGCAACAATTTGTCCACAGTTGCTGAGGGTGTTCCTGTTCTTGGCTGGATATGTGTTGAAGCGCCTGTTTCATACATTCCTGATTTCAAAGACTCGGCCCAATTCTGGGGTAATCGTATTATGAAAGAGTTCAGGGGTAAGAATGAGGACCAAGTTTCTTGGGTGAAAGCATTTCTTGGAATTTTTGACGCTTTAAAAGCTTTTGTAAAAGAGTACGAAACAACTGGACCAAGTTGGAAAGTTGACGGTGGAGACATAAAGCAAAATTTGCAAAAGCTTTCGCCAGAAAAGGTGAGCCAGGATGCATCAAAGCCAAATGCTGGTGCTGCAGCACCACCTCCACCACCTCCACCACCTCCGGCATCTGTTTTCGTCGCTGGTGATTCCGATGATAAAACGCAGAAATCAAATGATACGACTAAAACAGGTATGAACGCGGTTTTCTCGGAGTTGAATCAAGGAGAAGATATCACCAAGAATTTAAGAAAGGTGGAAAAATCTCAAATGACACACAAAAACCCAGCATTGAGGGCATCGGGTAATATTCAGGTTCACAAGCCTGTTCCGCCTAAGAAGCCAAGAAACCTCTCTCAGAGACAAACAAGAACTTCGAAGCCACCTAGAAAGGAGTTGGTCGATAACAAATGGATGGTTCAAAACGTTGTAGAGACGGCAGGAGGTCAACCGTTAACACTTGAAGTTACAATGGACCAGAGTGTGTTTATTAGTGATTGTGAAGCAATTGTTGTTCAGATTAAAGGTAAAGTTAATGCTGTCACTATTAATTCCTGTAAAAAGGTTGGTGTTATTTTAGATAGCGGAATTTCTGCTGTTGATATCATCAAATCAGAGCACATCGAAGTTCAAATCGAGAAGCATATTCCAACAATTTCAGCTGATCAAACAGACACTCTTACAATTTACTTATCTAAATCAAGTTTGGATACCGAAATTTATACTTCTTCAACTACATCTCTGAATATTGAGATCGAACAGGGTGATGATATGAAGGAACTTGCTGCTCCAGAGCAATTTAAGCACACGATCGATGctaaaaatggaaaattgATTTCTGTTCCTGTCGAGCACTCCAGCTAGGCTTAGGGTCAGGCATAAAATGCATGTGCtttacttttctttaatgaaataaaattttgatTACTTCACTATTGCAAGCACTATTCAGCAATAGTTTACAATTATGTAGTTGGCACATAAGTTTACCTCAAGCTTCATTAACAGTGTATGTACATTCATCTTCTAATTTTAGCCAAggaatatttcactttttttgatgttgacAATTGCCACTGAAAAACTGGTGCCACTTcccaaattttttccccctcaCTCTCCATATCGCCTTTGAGCGCCGGGGCATTCGcgattaatttttttccttcatcaTCCCGGGAACTCGAGTCCGATCGCGCACGATGATCGGTAAAACTTGCCGGTGCCATATAATCTGATTCGGGAAGGTTCCGTTCTCGGCGAATAACAGCCGCACTTGTTTGGTTAAATGTCAGGGTGAAGTTGAGATAAAGTTAAGTGAAATCcgaataaaaatatatttatgaTTGCGTAAAGCATCGATAATTcttaaa
It includes:
- a CDS encoding uncharacterized protein (BUSCO:EOG09262KZ3), encoding MSEGEFSIHGYNIVTLLKRLEAATSRLEDVTIFQENAVKAQEETAGTSGSKVESKAKAEDDVIKAPKAKEQLEKSKAIQAYEDFIEEYVVPFVDISKKLDPVIEKQAQLFKKAIDEEKTFLWAASLSKKVSSTDPVFAEILKPINDIISQVVQVKDSTRDPKISNNLSTVAEGVPVLGWICVEAPVSYIPDFKDSAQFWGNRIMKEFRGKNEDQVSWVKAFLGIFDALKAFVKEYETTGPSWKVDGGDIKQNLQKLSPEKVSQDASKPNAGAAAPPPPPPPPPASVFVAGDSDDKTQKSNDTTKTGMNAVFSELNQGEDITKNLRKVEKSQMTHKNPALRASGNIQVHKPVPPKKPRNLSQRQTRTSKPPRKELVDNKWMVQNVVETAGGQPLTLEVTMDQSVFISDCEAIVVQIKGKVNAVTINSCKKVGVILDSGISAVDIIKSEHIEVQIEKHIPTISADQTDTLTIYLSKSSLDTEIYTSSTTSLNIEIEQGDDMKELAAPEQFKHTIDAKNGKLISVPVEHSS